One window from the genome of Fulvivirga lutea encodes:
- a CDS encoding cryptochrome/photolyase family protein: MSKPKLSIFWFRRDLRLDDNIGLYNALKGDHPVLPLFIFDSEILDKLEDKDDARVHFIHSEISDINDQLRSKNSGLLVKHGNPLSIWKSLIDQYDIQAIYANRDYEPYARSRDKELFTLLDSKGIKFHSFKDHVIFEKNEVVKEDGDPYVVFTPYSKLWLKTLTSAHLESVTSALQFENFYEGDIPSIPSLNDIGFQESNIPIPDKTVKESILANYGQDRDYPDKNGTSRLGIHLRFGTISIRKLAQKAREKSSTYLNELIWREFYQMILWHFPKVVDNNFKSKYDRVHWRNDEKEFEAWCEGKTGYPIVDAGMRELNQTGHMHNRVRMIVASFLTKHLLIDWKWGEAYFARKLLDYELASNNGGWQWAAGTGTDAQPYFRIFNPESQTKKFDPELKYIKKWVPEFQELSYPKPIVDHKFARERCLDTFKEALGK; the protein is encoded by the coding sequence ATGAGTAAGCCAAAGCTTTCTATTTTCTGGTTCAGGCGCGATCTACGGCTGGATGATAACATCGGATTATACAACGCTTTAAAAGGAGATCATCCTGTACTACCCCTTTTTATTTTTGATTCGGAAATTCTAGACAAACTGGAAGACAAAGATGATGCGCGCGTGCACTTCATCCATTCTGAAATTTCCGATATTAATGACCAATTAAGGTCAAAAAACAGTGGCCTTTTGGTAAAACATGGCAACCCTTTATCCATCTGGAAATCACTAATTGATCAGTATGATATTCAGGCCATTTACGCCAACAGGGATTACGAACCCTATGCCCGATCAAGAGACAAAGAACTCTTTACTTTGCTGGATAGCAAGGGCATTAAATTTCATTCTTTTAAAGATCATGTGATATTTGAAAAAAATGAAGTGGTTAAGGAGGATGGTGATCCCTATGTGGTGTTTACCCCCTACTCCAAATTGTGGTTAAAAACTCTCACTTCAGCACATTTAGAATCAGTAACATCGGCTTTACAGTTCGAAAATTTTTATGAAGGTGATATTCCTTCTATCCCTTCTCTTAATGATATAGGTTTTCAAGAAAGTAACATTCCCATACCTGATAAAACAGTTAAAGAATCTATTCTCGCTAATTATGGACAAGACAGGGATTATCCTGATAAAAATGGAACCTCACGACTAGGAATTCATTTACGGTTTGGAACCATAAGCATCAGGAAGCTGGCTCAAAAGGCCCGTGAGAAAAGCAGCACTTATTTGAATGAACTCATCTGGCGCGAGTTTTACCAAATGATTTTGTGGCATTTTCCCAAAGTGGTCGATAACAATTTCAAATCAAAGTACGATCGTGTGCACTGGCGTAACGATGAAAAAGAATTTGAAGCATGGTGTGAAGGTAAAACAGGTTATCCCATTGTAGATGCGGGTATGAGAGAATTAAACCAAACAGGCCATATGCATAACAGAGTGCGTATGATAGTAGCCAGTTTCTTAACCAAGCATCTGTTAATCGATTGGAAATGGGGCGAAGCTTACTTTGCCAGAAAACTGCTGGACTACGAGTTAGCTTCCAATAATGGCGGCTGGCAGTGGGCTGCCGGAACCGGCACCGATGCACAACCCTATTTTAGAATCTTTAACCCGGAATCGCAGACTAAAAAGTTTGATCCTGAGTTAAAATATATTAAAAAATGGGTTCCTGAATTTCAGGAGCTGTCTTATC
- the idi gene encoding isopentenyl-diphosphate Delta-isomerase, with the protein MEEVVLVNPKDDEVGTMEKMEAHLNGVLHRAFSVLVYNSEGQMLLQKRAQSKYHSGGLWTNACCSHPKPGEDNAAAAKRRLIEELGINADPEYLYKFIYKAKLDNNLTEHEYDHVFTCITDQQPHLNKAEAEDYKYVDMKELFENIDANPDEYTFWFRMIAENLKNRSEIPAN; encoded by the coding sequence ATGGAAGAGGTAGTATTGGTAAATCCGAAAGACGATGAAGTTGGCACTATGGAAAAAATGGAAGCCCACCTAAATGGTGTTCTTCATAGAGCATTTTCTGTATTGGTGTACAATAGCGAAGGCCAGATGCTGCTTCAAAAAAGAGCGCAGTCCAAATACCATTCTGGTGGTTTATGGACCAACGCATGTTGCTCCCACCCAAAACCTGGAGAAGATAATGCGGCCGCTGCTAAAAGAAGGCTCATCGAAGAATTGGGCATAAATGCCGATCCGGAATACCTTTACAAATTTATCTACAAAGCAAAACTGGATAACAACCTTACAGAGCATGAGTATGATCATGTATTTACCTGCATTACCGATCAGCAACCACATTTAAACAAAGCGGAAGCTGAAGACTACAAGTATGTAGATATGAAAGAGCTTTTTGAAAATATTGATGCCAACCCTGACGAATACACGTTTTGGTTCAGGATGATTGCAGAGAACTTAAAAAACCGCTCCGAAATACCTGCAAATTAA
- a CDS encoding DUF6435 family protein, whose translation MFNLFKTDPAKKLRKQANKLYKEAMEIQRSGDLKLYAKKMSEVEELEAKIAELKKSA comes from the coding sequence ATGTTTAATTTATTTAAGACCGATCCGGCAAAGAAATTGAGAAAGCAAGCAAATAAGCTTTATAAGGAAGCCATGGAAATTCAACGTTCAGGAGATTTGAAGCTTTATGCTAAAAAAATGAGCGAAGTAGAAGAGCTGGAAGCCAAAATAGCTGAATTGAAAAAAAGTGCATGA
- a CDS encoding phytoene/squalene synthase family protein has protein sequence MKELFDNVSIRSSRMVTRAYSTSFSLGISCLDKELRDPICAIYGFVRFADEIVDTFHDFNKAELLERFKGETHLAIKEGISLNPILNSFQHAVNDYNINLELIDQFLYSMEMDLTKVEHSQSSYEEYILGSAEVVGLMCLKVFCYGDQAEYDKLRPYAMKLGSAFQKINFLRDLNDDFLEMGRTYFPGVSLVHFDEVEKKEIEKDIEQDFQQGLEGIKKLPKSSRFGVYLAYVYYYALFKKIKNTHASRVLHKRIRIPNPRKFSLLFYTYLRHRLNII, from the coding sequence ATGAAAGAATTATTCGACAACGTGTCTATCCGAAGCAGCCGAATGGTTACCAGAGCTTACAGCACTTCCTTTTCACTAGGAATAAGCTGTCTGGATAAAGAGCTCAGAGACCCTATTTGCGCTATTTATGGCTTTGTTCGGTTTGCTGATGAAATTGTAGATACGTTCCACGATTTTAATAAGGCAGAATTGCTTGAGCGTTTTAAAGGGGAAACTCACTTGGCAATCAAAGAAGGTATCAGCCTCAACCCTATTCTTAATAGCTTTCAGCATGCTGTTAATGATTACAACATCAACCTAGAGTTGATCGATCAGTTTTTGTATAGCATGGAAATGGATCTCACTAAAGTTGAGCATTCACAAAGCTCTTATGAAGAATACATTCTGGGTTCTGCAGAAGTGGTAGGCCTCATGTGCCTCAAAGTATTTTGCTATGGCGATCAGGCTGAGTACGATAAATTAAGACCGTATGCCATGAAATTAGGCTCTGCTTTCCAAAAAATTAACTTTCTAAGAGATTTGAATGATGATTTTCTTGAGATGGGAAGAACCTACTTCCCAGGTGTTTCTTTGGTGCATTTTGATGAAGTAGAGAAAAAAGAAATAGAGAAAGATATTGAACAGGATTTCCAACAGGGTCTCGAAGGAATTAAAAAACTCCCTAAGTCATCCCGCTTTGGAGTGTACCTTGCCTATGTCTATTACTATGCGCTGTTTAAGAAAATTAAAAACACGCATGCATCAAGAGTATTACACAAACGTATTAGAATACCCAACCCCAGAAAGTTTTCGTTATTATTTTACACATATTTGAGACACAGGTTAAACATCATCTAG